A region of Massilia sp. KIM DNA encodes the following proteins:
- a CDS encoding ParD-like family protein, with product MGIVNIDDELHDQIRKASAVSCRSINAQAAFWIKIGMLSELNPTLSFNELVARELRAAGVELDALRAVAT from the coding sequence ATGGGTATCGTGAATATCGACGACGAGCTGCACGACCAGATCCGCAAGGCCAGCGCCGTGTCCTGCCGCTCGATCAATGCGCAGGCGGCGTTCTGGATCAAGATCGGCATGCTCAGCGAGCTCAACCCCACCCTGTCCTTCAACGAGCTCGTCGCCCGGGAGCTGCGCGCGGCGGGCGTGGAGCTCGATGCGCTCAGGGCCGTCGCCACATGA
- the map gene encoding type I methionyl aminopeptidase yields MIKRADEVELMAQSGRLLAGVFAHLDTLQLAGMSTMEVNDLVERHIVQELGARPASKGQYGYAYALNASINQVVCHGVPSAREVLRDGDIVNFDITLEKHGWIADSSKTYLVGKVSPAAQRLVQATYDAMWRGIAAVRPGARLGDVGHAIERHARRCGYSVVRDYCGHGIGREMHEPPQVLHWGRPDTGTVLREGMVFTIEPMLNEGRHGVRTLDDGWTVVTADGRLSAQFEHTVAVTRHGVRVLTLRPGERPPV; encoded by the coding sequence ATGATCAAGCGCGCCGACGAAGTCGAGCTGATGGCGCAGTCCGGCCGCCTGCTGGCGGGCGTGTTCGCCCACCTAGACACCCTGCAGCTGGCCGGGATGTCGACCATGGAAGTCAACGACCTGGTCGAACGCCACATCGTGCAGGAACTGGGAGCGCGCCCGGCGAGCAAGGGCCAGTACGGCTATGCCTACGCGCTCAACGCCTCGATCAACCAGGTGGTCTGCCACGGCGTGCCCTCGGCCCGGGAAGTGCTGCGCGACGGCGACATCGTCAACTTCGACATCACGCTGGAAAAGCACGGATGGATCGCCGACTCCAGCAAGACCTACCTGGTCGGCAAGGTGTCGCCGGCGGCGCAGCGCCTGGTCCAGGCCACCTATGACGCGATGTGGCGCGGGATCGCGGCGGTGCGTCCCGGGGCCCGCCTGGGCGACGTCGGCCACGCCATCGAACGCCACGCGCGGCGCTGCGGCTATTCGGTGGTGCGCGACTACTGCGGCCACGGCATCGGCCGCGAGATGCACGAGCCGCCCCAGGTCCTGCACTGGGGCCGGCCGGATACCGGCACGGTGCTGCGCGAAGGGATGGTGTTCACGATCGAGCCGATGCTCAACGAAGGCCGCCACGGCGTGCGTACGCTGGACGACGGCTGGACCGTGGTCACGGCGGACGGCCGCCTGTCGGCCCAGTTCGAACACACGGTGGCGGTGACCCGCCACGGCGTGCGGGTGCTGACCTTGCGCCCTGGCGAGCGCCCACCCGTCTGA
- the fliD gene encoding flagellar filament capping protein FliD, whose protein sequence is MNINAYNPYAPAGSTGLPANVGPALAKALLARNPELQKIDAQVRSSDARLSLVGTLASALAEFRAGSGGLAAGNLGKAVSVSGAGLAAKLNAGSAAAGSYQVSVEQLATAQQLSTKTLSSKDAPLGSGAPTTIKVETGSGADAKTVSVRIDGSNNTLEGIAKAMRDAGLDAKVLKQDAGYVLSLNGQTGAANTMRVSASGEPALQALFSYGADGSGGLRQTVAASDARVKVDGKLFTSSTNQLDKAIAGLTLSLGATGTSEVKVVGDNAKIAANVKDFVKAFNTLGEQLEKARSAQSPAGAIQAGIRSALAEIDPKQLAAIGIGVNGDKLSVDGARLEAAIAADPGKVNELFGKSGSGLAARLVALVDKQIGSGGELVQEARSLQADRLELQEQKAKVTESVNRQAALLMYQAEQSAAGAGTLLGGAGRPMSLFDILA, encoded by the coding sequence ATGAACATCAACGCCTACAACCCCTACGCCCCCGCCGGCAGCACCGGCCTGCCCGCCAACGTCGGCCCGGCCCTCGCCAAGGCCCTGCTGGCGCGCAATCCCGAGTTGCAGAAGATCGACGCCCAGGTGCGCAGCAGCGATGCGCGCCTGTCGCTGGTCGGCACGCTGGCCTCGGCCCTGGCCGAGTTCCGCGCCGGCAGCGGTGGCCTCGCGGCGGGCAACCTGGGCAAGGCGGTGAGCGTGAGCGGCGCCGGCCTGGCCGCGAAGCTCAATGCCGGTTCCGCCGCGGCGGGCAGCTACCAGGTGAGCGTCGAGCAGCTCGCGACCGCCCAGCAGCTCAGCACCAAGACCCTGTCCAGCAAGGATGCCCCGCTGGGCAGCGGCGCGCCGACCACCATCAAGGTCGAGACCGGGAGTGGAGCGGACGCGAAGACAGTCTCGGTGCGCATCGACGGCAGCAACAACACGCTCGAGGGCATCGCCAAGGCCATGCGCGACGCGGGCCTGGACGCCAAGGTGCTCAAGCAGGACGCCGGCTATGTGCTCAGCCTGAACGGGCAGACCGGGGCCGCCAACACCATGCGGGTCAGCGCCAGCGGCGAACCGGCCCTGCAGGCCCTGTTCTCGTATGGAGCTGACGGCAGCGGCGGCCTGCGCCAGACCGTGGCCGCGAGCGACGCCCGGGTCAAGGTCGACGGCAAGCTGTTCACGTCCAGCACCAACCAGCTGGACAAGGCGATCGCCGGCCTCACGCTCAGCCTCGGCGCCACCGGGACCAGCGAAGTCAAGGTGGTGGGCGACAATGCGAAGATCGCGGCCAACGTGAAGGACTTCGTCAAGGCTTTCAATACCCTGGGCGAGCAGCTGGAAAAGGCGCGCAGCGCGCAGTCGCCGGCGGGCGCGATCCAGGCCGGCATCCGCAGCGCGCTGGCCGAGATCGATCCGAAGCAGCTTGCCGCGATCGGCATCGGTGTCAACGGCGACAAGCTGAGCGTCGACGGCGCCAGACTGGAGGCGGCCATCGCCGCCGATCCGGGCAAGGTCAACGAGCTGTTCGGCAAGAGCGGCAGCGGCCTGGCCGCGCGCCTGGTGGCCCTGGTGGACAAGCAGATCGGCAGCGGCGGCGAACTGGTGCAGGAGGCGCGCTCGCTGCAGGCCGACCGGCTCGAGCTGCAGGAGCAGAAGGCCAAGGTGACGGAATCGGTCAACCGCCAGGCGGCCCTGCTGATGTACCAGGCCGAGCAGAGCGCAGCCGGCGCCGGCACCCTGCTGGGCGGGGCGGGCCGGCCGATGTCGCTGTTCGATATCCTCGCCTGA
- a CDS encoding histone deacetylase family protein, with amino-acid sequence MSTAIYSHPDCRRHEMGSWHPESPARLQAIDDQLILARLDGLIEQRSAPLADTASILRNHSPGALALVRDHVPAAPGDYYPLDGDTSLCHYSYQAALRAAGAAIQATDDVIAGAVDNAFCAVRPPGHHATPTEPMGFCLFNNVAIAARHALEVHGLERVAIVDFDVHHGNGTADAFRDEPRVLMASFFQHPFYPYSEPEPITATCVNVPVPARADGEAVRKLVQEYWLPALHAFQPQMIFFSAGFDGHREDDMGGIGLVEADYAWITRQVVAVARQYAQGRIVSCLEGGYELSALGRSVVAHLKVLADLE; translated from the coding sequence ATGAGCACAGCAATCTACAGCCACCCCGACTGCCGCCGGCACGAGATGGGCAGCTGGCATCCGGAATCCCCGGCGCGCCTGCAGGCGATCGACGACCAGCTGATCCTGGCGCGCCTGGACGGGCTGATCGAGCAGCGCAGCGCGCCGCTGGCCGACACCGCATCCATCCTGCGCAACCACAGCCCGGGCGCCCTGGCCCTGGTGCGCGACCACGTCCCGGCCGCGCCGGGCGACTACTATCCGCTGGACGGCGACACCTCGCTCTGTCATTACAGCTACCAGGCGGCGCTGCGCGCGGCCGGGGCGGCGATCCAGGCCACCGACGACGTGATCGCCGGCGCGGTCGACAACGCCTTCTGCGCGGTGCGCCCGCCGGGCCACCACGCCACCCCGACCGAGCCGATGGGCTTCTGCCTGTTCAACAACGTGGCCATCGCGGCCCGCCACGCCCTCGAGGTGCATGGGCTGGAGCGGGTGGCCATCGTCGACTTCGACGTCCACCACGGCAACGGCACCGCCGACGCCTTCCGCGACGAGCCGCGGGTGCTGATGGCCAGCTTCTTCCAGCATCCCTTCTACCCGTACAGCGAGCCGGAGCCGATCACGGCGACCTGCGTCAACGTCCCGGTGCCGGCGCGCGCCGACGGCGAGGCGGTGCGCAAGCTGGTGCAGGAGTACTGGCTGCCGGCCCTGCATGCCTTCCAGCCCCAGATGATCTTCTTCTCGGCCGGCTTCGACGGCCACCGCGAGGACGACATGGGCGGCATCGGCCTGGTCGAGGCGGACTATGCCTGGATCACGCGCCAGGTGGTGGCGGTGGCCAGACAGTACGCCCAGGGACGGATCGTGAGCTGCCTGGAGGGCGGCTACGAGCTCTCGGCCCTGGGACGCAGCGTGGTGGCCCACCTCAAGGTGCTGGCCGATCTCGAATGA
- a CDS encoding MoxR family ATPase has protein sequence MFNQLHAAARQVSQVVIGKDEQVRLAITCLLAGGHLLLEDLPGVGKTTLAHALAISLGLKFNRVQFTSDLLPADVAGISVYERDRNDFVFHPGPIFTQVLLADEINRATPKTQSGLLEAMEERQVTADGVTRALPEPFFVIATQNPANQVGTFPLPESQLDRFLMCLSLGYPDAAAERALLMGEDRRELLRALAPAMDPAELARARRALREIHASPALVTYVQALAQASRQNGLFAEGLSPRAAIALLQAGRAWAALEGRDHVIPEDIQAVLVPVCAHRLRPLKAAHGAALASRDLVLQLQKSVPV, from the coding sequence ATGTTCAATCAACTGCATGCCGCCGCGCGCCAGGTCAGCCAGGTCGTGATCGGCAAGGACGAGCAGGTGCGCCTGGCCATCACCTGCCTGCTGGCGGGCGGCCACCTGCTGCTCGAAGACCTGCCCGGCGTGGGCAAGACCACGCTGGCGCATGCGCTGGCGATCTCGCTCGGCCTCAAGTTCAACCGGGTCCAGTTCACCAGCGACCTGCTGCCGGCCGACGTGGCCGGGATCTCGGTCTACGAGCGCGACCGGAACGACTTCGTGTTCCATCCGGGCCCGATCTTCACCCAGGTGCTGCTGGCCGACGAGATCAACCGCGCCACGCCCAAGACCCAGTCCGGCCTGCTCGAAGCGATGGAGGAGCGCCAGGTGACGGCCGACGGCGTCACCCGCGCCCTGCCCGAGCCCTTCTTCGTGATCGCCACCCAGAACCCGGCCAACCAGGTCGGCACCTTCCCGCTGCCCGAGTCGCAGCTCGACCGCTTCCTGATGTGCCTCTCGCTCGGCTATCCGGACGCCGCCGCCGAGCGCGCCCTCCTGATGGGCGAAGACCGGCGCGAGCTGCTGCGCGCCCTGGCGCCGGCGATGGACCCGGCCGAGCTGGCGCGGGCGCGCCGCGCGCTGCGCGAGATCCACGCCTCGCCCGCCCTGGTCACCTACGTGCAGGCGCTGGCCCAGGCCTCGCGCCAGAACGGCCTGTTCGCCGAAGGCCTGTCGCCGCGCGCCGCCATCGCCCTGCTGCAGGCCGGGCGCGCCTGGGCCGCGCTCGAGGGACGCGACCACGTGATCCCCGAGGACATCCAGGCCGTGCTGGTGCCGGTGTGCGCGCACCGCCTGCGCCCGCTCAAGGCGGCCCACGGCGCGGCGCTCGCCAGCCGCGACCTGGTGCTGCAGCTGCAGAAGTCCGTCCCGGTCTGA
- a CDS encoding DUF58 domain-containing protein, with translation MAQAFRAWLRRTTGAWLPRKGALDMGEVLLSQRRVFILPSKAGLGFAGLLLVLLIGSVNYALGLGFGLTFLAVACALVDMVATYRNLAQLRLRQGRIAPVFAGQEAQFELSISNRTRLARYGIHADFAELSDLGQARHVTDVPAASQASVVLAVPTTTRGWLAPARVRLSTRFPLGLFHAWCYWRPGLRALVYPRPEEGGPALPLSASSGNEARSAGSDDFAGVRNYQAGDSPRRLAWRQIARLDPSLGGQLVSKHFEGGGGGELVLDFDALPAQLDLELRLSRMTRWVLDAESRALPYAFRLGALRYEAALGAAHQAACLRALALHGSGEQA, from the coding sequence ATGGCGCAGGCGTTCCGAGCCTGGCTGCGCCGCACCACGGGCGCCTGGCTGCCGCGCAAGGGCGCGCTCGACATGGGCGAGGTGCTGCTGTCGCAGCGCCGCGTGTTCATCCTGCCCTCCAAGGCCGGGCTGGGCTTCGCGGGCCTCTTGCTGGTGCTCCTGATCGGCTCCGTCAACTACGCCCTGGGCCTGGGCTTCGGCCTGACCTTCCTGGCCGTGGCCTGCGCCCTGGTCGACATGGTCGCCACCTACCGCAACCTGGCCCAGCTGCGCCTGCGCCAGGGCCGCATCGCGCCCGTGTTCGCGGGCCAGGAAGCCCAGTTCGAACTGAGCATCAGCAACCGCACCCGCCTGGCGCGCTACGGCATCCATGCCGACTTCGCCGAGTTGTCCGACCTTGGGCAGGCGCGCCACGTCACCGACGTTCCGGCCGCTTCCCAGGCCAGCGTGGTGCTGGCGGTGCCGACCACGACGCGCGGCTGGCTGGCGCCGGCGCGGGTCAGGCTCTCGACCCGCTTTCCGCTCGGCCTGTTTCATGCCTGGTGCTACTGGCGCCCGGGCCTGCGCGCCCTGGTCTACCCGCGCCCCGAGGAAGGCGGCCCGGCCCTGCCCCTGAGCGCCAGCAGCGGCAACGAGGCGCGCAGCGCGGGCAGCGACGACTTCGCCGGGGTGCGCAACTACCAGGCCGGCGACAGCCCGCGCCGGCTGGCCTGGCGCCAGATCGCGCGCCTCGACCCCAGCCTCGGCGGCCAGCTGGTGAGCAAGCATTTCGAGGGCGGCGGCGGGGGCGAGCTGGTGCTCGACTTCGACGCCCTGCCGGCCCAGCTCGACCTCGAGTTGCGCCTGTCGCGCATGACGCGCTGGGTGCTGGACGCCGAGAGCCGCGCCCTGCCCTACGCCTTCCGCCTGGGCGCCCTGCGCTACGAGGCCGCGCTGGGCGCGGCCCACCAGGCGGCCTGCCTGCGCGCGCTGGCCCTGCACGGCAGCGGGGAGCAGGCATGA
- a CDS encoding DUF3488 and transglutaminase-like domain-containing protein, whose product MKAPALTRDKADTLLLLGSALLVLLPHTLHLPLWVSLLCGALLAWRAAITLRGKRMPSSLLLLPLAAGAMIGVQASYQTLLGRDAGVAMLVLLVAFKMLEMHARRDLFVVIFLCFFLILTNFFYSQSIGTALLMVASVLALLTTQLSFQFPGSRPPLRQRLAMGARTLLLAAPLALVMFVVFPRISGPLWGTEGGNAAGKSGLSDTMAPGQLSRLAMSDEPAFRVRFAGAVPDQAQLYWRGPVLDAFDGLTWTRGSGHPGGALPGPALHLAVGGRGVDYEVTLEPTPSRWVFALEMPGSVPRLPGRATLVSPQFELTSATPLDARLRYRVRSHLEYALQGGARLEDASRWMLLPYGYNPQALAAGLALRKHADPARRVEAVLRQFREQPFVYTLEPPLLGRHTVDEFLYRTRAGFCEHYAGAFVFLMRAAGVPARVVTGYQGGQVNPLDGYMTVRQSDAHAWAEVWLAGRGWTRVDPTAAVAPERVRQSLRAAVEMPAPFGIDALRGFGLDGGGPGWLGQLRNAFSAVNNGWNQWVLNYTPERQRSVVNSIQESLFGWRFVALLTAAVLLLLLTGILVRRREIHPVDALYSTLCKRLGQHGLARAADEGPSAYAARVAAASQLAPPARAAAAEFLRRYSAWRYAPPHADPRLVATLKSLLSQVR is encoded by the coding sequence ATGAAGGCGCCGGCGCTGACCCGCGACAAGGCCGACACCCTGCTGCTGCTGGGCAGCGCGCTGCTGGTGCTGCTTCCGCACACCCTGCACCTGCCGCTGTGGGTCTCGCTGCTGTGCGGCGCCCTGCTCGCCTGGCGCGCCGCGATCACCCTGCGCGGCAAGCGCATGCCGTCCAGCCTGCTCTTGCTGCCGCTCGCTGCCGGCGCCATGATCGGGGTCCAGGCCAGCTACCAGACCCTGCTCGGGCGCGACGCCGGGGTCGCGATGCTGGTGCTGCTGGTGGCCTTCAAGATGCTGGAGATGCACGCGCGGCGCGACCTGTTCGTGGTGATCTTCCTGTGCTTCTTCCTGATCCTCACCAACTTCTTCTATTCGCAGTCGATCGGCACCGCGCTGCTGATGGTGGCCTCGGTGCTGGCCCTGCTCACCACCCAGCTCTCCTTCCAGTTCCCCGGCAGCCGGCCGCCGCTGCGCCAGCGACTGGCGATGGGCGCGCGCACCCTGCTGCTGGCCGCGCCGCTGGCCCTGGTGATGTTCGTGGTCTTCCCGCGCATCAGCGGGCCGCTGTGGGGCACCGAGGGCGGCAACGCCGCCGGCAAGAGCGGGCTGTCGGACACGATGGCGCCGGGACAGTTGTCGCGGCTGGCGATGTCGGACGAACCGGCCTTCCGCGTGCGCTTCGCCGGCGCCGTGCCGGACCAGGCGCAACTGTACTGGCGCGGTCCGGTGTTGGACGCCTTCGACGGCCTCACCTGGACCCGCGGGTCCGGGCATCCGGGCGGCGCCCTGCCGGGTCCCGCGCTGCATCTGGCGGTGGGCGGGCGCGGCGTCGACTACGAGGTCACGCTCGAGCCCACGCCCTCGCGCTGGGTGTTCGCGCTCGAGATGCCGGGCAGCGTGCCCAGGCTGCCGGGGCGCGCCACCCTGGTCTCGCCCCAGTTCGAGCTGACCAGCGCCACGCCGCTCGACGCGCGCCTGCGCTATCGGGTGCGCTCCCATCTCGAGTACGCCCTGCAGGGCGGCGCGCGGCTGGAGGACGCCAGCCGCTGGATGCTGCTCCCCTACGGCTACAACCCCCAGGCACTGGCGGCCGGCCTGGCCTTGCGCAAACATGCCGACCCGGCGCGCCGGGTCGAGGCGGTGCTGCGCCAGTTCCGCGAGCAGCCCTTCGTCTACACGCTCGAGCCGCCGCTGCTGGGGCGGCACACGGTCGACGAATTCCTGTACCGCACCCGGGCCGGCTTTTGCGAGCATTACGCGGGCGCCTTCGTGTTCCTGATGCGCGCGGCGGGCGTGCCGGCGCGCGTGGTCACCGGCTACCAGGGCGGCCAGGTCAATCCGCTCGACGGCTACATGACGGTGCGGCAATCGGATGCCCATGCCTGGGCCGAGGTCTGGCTGGCCGGACGCGGCTGGACGCGGGTCGACCCGACCGCGGCGGTGGCGCCCGAGCGCGTGCGCCAGAGCCTGCGCGCGGCGGTGGAGATGCCGGCGCCCTTCGGCATCGACGCCTTGCGCGGCTTCGGCCTCGACGGCGGCGGGCCGGGCTGGCTGGGCCAGCTGCGCAACGCCTTCAGCGCGGTCAACAATGGCTGGAACCAGTGGGTGCTCAACTACACGCCGGAACGCCAGCGCAGCGTCGTCAATAGCATTCAGGAAAGCCTGTTCGGCTGGCGCTTTGTCGCCCTGCTAACGGCAGCTGTGCTTTTGTTGCTGCTCACAGGAATTTTAGTTCGCCGCAGAGAAATTCATCCTGTCGATGCTCTATACTCGACCTTGTGCAAGCGCCTCGGCCAGCACGGCCTGGCAAGGGCAGCGGACGAAGGGCCGAGCGCCTACGCGGCCCGGGTCGCGGCGGCCTCCCAACTGGCCCCACCCGCGCGCGCGGCCGCTGCCGAATTCCTGCGCCGCTACAGCGCCTGGCGTTATGCGCCACCCCATGCCGATCCCCGGCTGGTCGCAACCTTGAAGAGTTTATTGTCGCAAGTCAGATGA
- the mltB gene encoding lytic murein transglycosylase B gives MKSIAPLFAALALALATQGEAHAFAKESHAKAKPAKTKAAVTAKGKGKKAKAAPAKARVLPAAAAAAVIDYDGEHGDFLEWQAVREFIDEMVAQQGFDRASLESLFAKVRFVDSAVQLVKPAPPGKPKNWQAYSERFIEPIRVNAGVRFWNENAAALARAEAAYGVPAEIIVGIIGVETIYGRDTGRFRVVDTLTTLAFAYPETPNREARKAFFRSELANTLLLARERGSDPLELLGSFAGAVGMPQFMPGNVLKYGVDFDNDGRIDLRGSPSDAIGSVANFLVQHGWNAEHRGPAVYAADVAPHQAWEGLLGRGLAATLQPEELKAAGVMTEVALPAGRLYGLVDLQNGAEPTEYWVANDNFFAITKYNRSYFYAMSVIELGRAVRLSRES, from the coding sequence ATGAAGTCGATCGCTCCCCTGTTTGCCGCACTGGCGCTGGCCTTGGCCACCCAGGGCGAAGCCCATGCCTTTGCCAAGGAATCCCACGCGAAGGCCAAGCCCGCGAAAACCAAGGCCGCCGTGACGGCCAAGGGCAAGGGCAAGAAAGCCAAGGCCGCGCCGGCGAAGGCGCGCGTGCTGCCGGCTGCGGCCGCCGCGGCCGTGATCGACTACGATGGCGAGCACGGCGACTTCCTCGAATGGCAGGCGGTGCGCGAATTCATCGACGAGATGGTCGCGCAGCAGGGCTTCGACCGCGCCAGCCTGGAAAGCCTGTTCGCCAAGGTGCGCTTCGTCGACTCCGCGGTGCAGCTGGTCAAGCCGGCGCCGCCGGGCAAGCCCAAGAACTGGCAGGCCTACAGCGAGCGCTTCATCGAACCGATCCGCGTCAACGCCGGCGTGCGCTTCTGGAACGAGAACGCCGCCGCCCTGGCGCGCGCCGAAGCCGCCTATGGCGTGCCGGCCGAGATCATCGTCGGCATCATCGGCGTGGAAACCATCTACGGCCGCGACACCGGGCGCTTTCGCGTCGTGGACACCCTGACCACCCTCGCCTTCGCCTACCCGGAAACCCCGAACCGCGAAGCGCGCAAAGCTTTCTTCCGCAGCGAACTGGCCAACACCCTGCTGCTGGCGCGCGAGCGCGGCAGCGATCCCCTGGAGCTGCTGGGCTCCTTCGCGGGCGCGGTCGGCATGCCGCAGTTCATGCCTGGCAATGTCCTGAAATACGGCGTGGACTTCGACAACGACGGCCGCATCGACCTGCGCGGCTCGCCGAGCGACGCGATCGGCAGCGTGGCCAACTTCCTGGTCCAGCACGGCTGGAACGCCGAGCATCGCGGCCCGGCCGTGTACGCCGCCGACGTGGCCCCGCACCAGGCCTGGGAAGGCCTGCTCGGCCGTGGCCTGGCCGCCACCCTGCAGCCGGAAGAACTGAAGGCCGCCGGCGTCATGACCGAGGTCGCCCTGCCGGCTGGCCGCCTGTACGGCCTGGTCGACCTGCAGAACGGCGCCGAACCCACCGAGTACTGGGTGGCGAACGATAATTTCTTTGCTATCACCAAATACAACCGCAGTTACTTCTATGCCATGTCGGTGATCGAGCTGGGACGCGCCGTGCGTCTTTCGCGCGAGAGCTGA
- the cysM gene encoding cysteine synthase CysM has product MAYKTIEDTIGNTPLVRLQRLPGADAAARNNVILGKLEGNNPAGSVKDRAAMSMLRGAEERGQIKPGDTLIEATSGNTGIALAMAAAIKGYKMVLLMPDNLSVERRQSMAAYGAQIILTPKSGGMEYARDMAEQMQKDGQGIILDQFANFDNPRAHYETTGPEIWRDTEGRITHFVSAMGTTGTIMGVSRYLKEQNEAVRIVGAQPEEGSSIPGIRKWPEAYLPKIFEKARVDQVENVSQAAAEHMARRLAAEEGIFCGISAAGACEVALRISQTVENATIVFVVCDRGDRYLSTGVFPA; this is encoded by the coding sequence ATGGCTTACAAGACCATCGAAGACACCATCGGCAACACGCCGCTGGTGCGCCTGCAGCGCCTGCCGGGTGCGGACGCGGCGGCGCGCAACAACGTGATCCTCGGCAAGCTCGAGGGGAATAATCCGGCCGGTTCGGTCAAGGACCGGGCCGCGATGTCCATGCTGCGCGGCGCCGAAGAGCGCGGCCAGATCAAGCCGGGCGACACCCTGATCGAAGCGACCAGCGGCAACACCGGCATCGCCCTGGCCATGGCCGCCGCCATCAAGGGCTACAAGATGGTGCTGCTGATGCCGGACAACCTCTCGGTCGAACGGCGCCAGAGCATGGCCGCCTACGGCGCCCAGATCATCCTGACGCCCAAGTCGGGCGGCATGGAATACGCGCGCGACATGGCCGAGCAGATGCAGAAGGACGGCCAGGGCATCATCCTCGACCAGTTCGCCAACTTCGACAATCCGCGCGCCCACTACGAGACCACCGGTCCCGAGATCTGGCGCGATACCGAAGGCCGCATCACCCACTTCGTCAGCGCCATGGGCACCACCGGCACCATCATGGGGGTGTCGCGCTACCTGAAGGAACAGAACGAGGCGGTGCGCATCGTCGGCGCCCAGCCGGAAGAGGGCTCGTCGATCCCCGGCATCCGCAAGTGGCCGGAAGCCTACCTGCCCAAGATCTTCGAGAAGGCGCGCGTCGACCAGGTCGAGAACGTGAGCCAGGCCGCGGCCGAGCACATGGCGCGCCGGCTTGCGGCGGAAGAGGGCATCTTTTGCGGGATTTCGGCGGCGGGCGCCTGCGAGGTGGCGCTGCGTATTTCGCAGACGGTGGAGAATGCGACCATCGTGTTCGTGGTCTGCGACCGCGGCGACCGCTATCTGTCGACCGGAGTCTTCCCCGCCTGA